The Temnothorax longispinosus isolate EJ_2023e chromosome 7, Tlon_JGU_v1, whole genome shotgun sequence genome contains a region encoding:
- the LOC139815559 gene encoding tubulin glycylase 3A isoform X4, producing MLTNHTVDFLWNTGSDWPGWPAQDNKTTVFNRYCRAGFTSKVGLCSSVRQMHWYYEAGVANTLFPRCYNICQGDQMHAFVEDFRLTGCLSLLKWLVDKVNAEDEDAVRSPTGTVPLKALDFAIKRCSDYISAQSHEDIDQEAEKVWSHQWDQFITWYYQIVRGQALFVRTNVPFNKYVLASKHILKKMRKYWPQIDMDGILNMWILKPGNKSRGRGIVLMNKLEDVVAKVNPTGKPDTRYVVQKYIERPLLIHNTKFDIRQWFIVTCAQPLTLWMYRESYLRFCSQKFSLDDFHESIHLCNNAIQCKYNNCGDRDSALPADNMWDATTFKEFLKYDLRHIIYKESLVYFFKISISQGHSDAWDDLIYPGMKQGLVGSLLASQEAMDRRKNSFELYGADFMVMEDFSVWLIEINSHPDMSYSTSVTTRLCRQVMEDTIKVVVDFREDKNANTGDFELAYKQRMPSCQPYLGAALSLQGTRITTCEKKSSLYQDSKSSLVARSPMTKKKSMVHSNIGPVIVDLIEELEIQLDQELYSYYNTDSPKSIPALPATAPAKPSKASISDEKAETVTKSTSACTTSIIKTKSPTPSKTNVQNHTKSSNNEKKSSHKPARKLRTVTAGSKLDTSPRQTLISKIMALQEQSTNMATKSEKSSRKNEDKIIKSAMRDAVKKYKRNVTIRPEVPPLPSLLTSTPKVTPVSTTKSKSRSFPKKQTHKKNKILTDISDMYAVGLSLTK from the exons CAATATATGCCAGGGCGATCAGATGCACGCCTTCGTCGAGGACTTTCG ACTCACAGGCTGTCTGAGTCTCTTGAAATGGTTGGTGGACAAAGTCAACGCCGAGGACGAAGACGCCGTGCGTTCACCAACCGGCACAGTGCCTCTCAAGGCTCTCGACTTCGCAATTAAGAGATGTAGCGACTATATTAGCGCCCAATCGCACGAGGACATTGATCAGGAGGCTGAGAAGGTTTGGTCTCACCAGTGGGACCAATTTATCACCTGGTACTACCAGATTGTTCGCGGTCAAGCTCTCTTTGTCCGCACCAATGTGCCCTTCAAC AAATATGTCCTAGCTTCGAAGCATATATTAAAGAAGATGAGGAAGTATTGGCCACAGATAGATATGGACGGCATATTGAACATGTGGATCTTGAAACCTGGGAACAAGAGCCGGGGACGCGGTATTGTTCTGATGAATAAGCTGGAAGACGTAGTAGCGAAAGTAAACCCAACAGGCAAACCGGACACGCGATATGTCGTGCAGAAATATATCG AACGGCCATTACTGATTCACAATACAAAATTCGATATACGTCAATGGTTCATCGTGACGTGCGCTCAACCTTTAACTCTCTGGATGTATAG AGAAAGCTACCTTCGTTTTTGCTCGCAAAAGTTCAGTCTAGATGACTTCCACGAGTCGATTCACCTGTGCAATAACGCGATTCAATGCAAATACAATAACTGTGGCGACAGGGACTCTGCTCTACCCGCGGACAATATGTGGGACGCCACGACATTCAAGGAATTCCTCAAGTATGATTTACGTCACATCATATATAAAGAATCACTCgtgtatttctttaaaatttctat ATCTCAGGGTCACAGTGATGCATGGGACGATCTGATATACCCGGGAATGAAACAAGGTCTTGTGGGCTCGTTATTGGCCAGTCAAGAGGCCATGGACCGACGAAAGAATAGTTTCGAACTGTACGGCGCCGACTTTATGGTCATGGAAGATTTTTCCGTATGGCTGATCGAGATCAACAGTCATCCAGACATGAGCTACTCCACTAGTGTTACTACGCGATTGTGTCGACAAGTGATGGAAGATACCATTAAAG TCGTGGTAGACTTTCGAGaagataaaaatgcaaatactGGAGATTTTGAGTTAGCATATAAGCAGAGAATGCCGAGCTGCCAGCCGTATTTAGGCGCAGCTCTTTCGCTTCAGGGTACTCGTATCACCACCTGTGAGAAGAAATCGAGTCTGTATCAGGATTCCAAATCCAGCCTAGTCGCAAGGTCTCCAATG ACGAAAAAGAAGTCGATGGTACATAGTAACATCGGGCCAGTAATCGTCGATCTCATCGAGGAACTGGAGATCCAGCTCGATCAAGAGTTGTACTCTTATTATAATACAGATTCGCCCAAGTCGATACCAGCACTTCCGGCGACTGCACCGGCGAAGCCTTCGAAGGCATCCATTTCCGATGAGAAAGCGGAAACCGTGACAAAGAGTACTTCAGCATGTACAACATCTATTATCAAGACGAAGTCACCAACTCCATCTAAAACTAACGTCCag AATCACACTAAATCTTCGAATAACGAGAAAAAATCTTCGCATAAACCGGCACGAAAGTTACGCACGGTCACTGCGGGCAGCAAACTGGATACATCTCCGAGACAAACGTTGATCTCAAAGATTATGGCTCTTCAGGAACAATCGACGAATATGGCGACTAAATCTGAGAAATCGTCgagaaaaaatgaagataag ATCATCAAATCTGCGATGCGAGACGCCgtaaaaaagtacaaaagaaACGTGACTATCCGGCCGGAAGTACCGCCACTGCCATCCCTACTTACGTCAACACCGAAAGTCACTCCCGTGTCGACAACGAAGAGCAAGAGCCGCAGCTTCCCGAAAAAACAaacgcataaaaaaaataaaattctaacaGACATCTCCGATATGTATGCTGTCGGTTTGAGCCTGACCAAATAA